The genomic DNA TGAAAACCTTAGCGAGAACGCGGATTACGTTGTTGGAACGCCCTGGGATAAGTATCCTCCGGTAATGGATAAGAGTTTTGACCTCCTGTTCCAGGTTGGTGCGCATGCGATGGCGGGGACCAGTCCCGCGGTGCTTGAGCATACAATGTCATCAGCTGCGGTTTTAAATTATTGGATCAACGGTAAACGCGTAGGTGAGTTGGGCTTGCTTTCAATGATCGCAAGTGATTACGGTATTCCCACGGGATTAGTTACCGGTGATTACTACATGTGTGTAGAAGCAAAGAAGTTGTTGGGGAATAACCTGTTTGCAGTAGCGACAAAAAAAGCGTTATCGCGTACCAGCGCAGTGTGTTATCCGTTAAGCAAAAATTTGCGTGAGATAAAAAAAGCTGCGGGTGACGCTGTGAAAAACGCTGAATTGTTTAAATTGTTGAAGGTAAAACGGCCGGTGGAGTTAAGGATAGATTTTCTGCGGACTGATATGGTTAGACGGTACCAGGACAAGCCGCACTGCAAAATTGTTGATAACAGGACACTGGTGATAAAAGCAGGGAATATGATTGAAGTTGTTAATATTTGGAGGAACGCGTGAAGAAGGTAGTTCTTTTATTAACGATAATATTAGGCTCGGTTTCGTTATCACTCGCCGGGATGGCGGAGTATAACCCGCAGGATCCGGTATACAAAAATATTACAGCGCCATTTCTCTGGGAAGCTGATACGTCGTTTAGTGCTGGGCTCGGGACAACTACTGCATTGGGTATACTCGATAACTTGCAGCAGCACGGGGTGAACCTGATATGGGTACAAGTAGAACACTACGGTAGCGGGGAGGTGTATTACAAAAAAACTGCGTTGACTGGGTTGACGTGCAGATATGGTAAAACACCTGGTGATGTATGGGAAAAAATCGACCCGTTTGAATGGTTGGTCGATGAATGCCATCGCCGCGGGATGAAGATTATGGTTAAACTGCACGGAAGTAATCATGCGTTATGGGATGCAAACGAATCCTGGCGTAAACGCGGGCCTGATGGGCAGGAAGTGTGGTGGGCAAGTACGTTGTCAAGTACCGGTGTGGTGACACATACAACAAAACTAAAAAATTTTTGTTGTAACGCGCCTTACTGGGAAACCGTGTTTTTTAAGATGGAAGAAGAGCTTCTGCGTAATTATAATATCGACGGGGTTTATCTTGATACATGCCAGGCGGAGTTTACTGAACCGTTCACGTGTTACTGCCAGTATTGTAAGGCTCGGTTCAAACGTGAAACCGGGAAAGATCTGCCAAAACAAACTGTATTAAGAGAAAATTGGGATAAAAATCCGGATACCAAGCTATGGGCGATAAAACGTGTGGAATGGGTGAACCAAATATGGGAAAGGTTTGGTACATTAGCGAGAAGTATTAAGCCTGATACTGCGGTGATGCTTAACCTCGGAGGGGAGTATACTGGATACTCAACTGCACTGGACAGGCGGTATTCATCAGCGTATGTTACCCACGCGACACCGGAGCCGGTTAATACGCCGAGAGTGTATGCTGTGCGGTATGCGTCAAGAGAAAAGAAGGCTGGGTTGCCTGCCCGTACGCATTTTGAAATTTCGAGGGATACACTGAATGTGAGTTATGACACGTATGGCAGTGGCGCGTTTATTTCGAAGATGATGATTGCGGATGCAGATGGTAAACCTGCAGCACAGATTAGCCGTGACTGGTTTACTACAGGAGAAAACGGGCTTGGGCCGATTGAGATTGAGGTTGGGACTATAGAATCGAATATTGCAGGCGGGGCAAAAGGGTTCATGTTTTTTGGGTATTTGGCAGCCTACTATGTGCGTAATCGTATAAGTACAAGCACATGGATGAATGATGAGTATATAAAGTATCTGCAAGGAATGGATAAAGGGTTAAGAAAAGAGTATCTCGCAAATAGCGTTCCCGCGTATGAAGTCGGGATTTTATGGGATCGTGAGACGGATTTTTGGATGAATGATTACTGGAACAGGTTCGCCGTCAAAGGCGGGGTGTATTGCGGCCTTCAGCATGTTAACAGCACACCAACAGGAGTAATCGGGACGAGCCAGGCAAAAGGGAAACATTTTTCTGAAGGCGGGTATAATCTTAAACCGCGTAATCTCCAGGGATACAAAGTCGTTATTGCACCGCAGTGGTTGACAATATCCGGGAATGATGCGCAGGTAATGCAAAAGTATGTACTTGACGGAGGGAATCTCATTCTTATGGGACCGTTATGCGAATACGATGATTACCTCATAAAACCGGCGGTGATAGTGAATACCCGAAAATATTTTGGTATTTCAGTGAACAACGAAGTTAAATCTTCGACGGGGAGTGTGTTGGTTCCAAATATTCAAAAGTATCCATTCCATCCTGTGTTCAGGGGTTTATCAGGGGAAGGGTTTAGTTACGGTGCAGATGTTAATACTTATGAGTTTCAGGTGAGTAATAACAACGAAATTCTTGCATATGAACAAAATGACGGGAAAACAGTTCCTGCAGTGGTGGCTTATCCCATGGGTAAGGGGCGGATTGTGTATATCAACGCAGTCGAAGGAAAAAAGTTTAGTCCTGAGATGCATAGGTTTGTTTTTAATACTGTTAATTGGTTGATGGATAATAAACCCCCGGTTATTGTTGAAGGAACAACACCGGAGTCAGTGATTAACTTTACAGAGAACAAGATAACTGGGGAGAAGTTTGTGCATATCATGACTGTTGATAATAACCCAAAAGTAACGGTTAAGGTGCGGTTGGATGGGCGGCAGAACATTAAGGCCGCACAGGTGTGTTTGTATGGTAGTGACGAGGTTAAAACTGTACCGTTAACAATAGAAAACGGGTACGGGGTTGTTACGTTCGAAAATATAAGGCCGTATTATTTGATTGTTAAAATTTAGGTTTTAAGGTTTAAGGTTTGAGATTTTGGTAAAAAAATATTGTATATTGTAATTAATTGTAATCAAGAGTGTTTTTTATGTTTTAAATGTAATTAGAAGGAGGGGAAGTTAAATGGCGGATAAAATTGTAAGGTTTGGAATCATAGGTTGCGGGGTTATCTCAAGTTTTCATGCGAAAGCTATAAAAGCTAATGTGGGGAAAGCTGAACTAGTGGCGGTATGCGATGAAATTGAAGAAAAAGCAAAAAAACTTGCTGCAGATTTTGGTGTTAATAAAGTGTTTACTGATTATCGCAAGATGATTGAAGATAAAGAAGTTGATGCGGTATGCGTGTGTACTCCCAGCGGGTTGCATCTGGAACCTGCTGTATTCGCAGCGGAGCACGGAAAAAATATTATGTGCGAAAAACCTATTGAGATAACGCTTGAACGCACAGATATGATGCTTAATGCATGTAAAAAAAACGGAACCCGGCTTGGTTGCATATTCCAGCGTCGTACGTGGGATTTAAACAAAAAAATTAAGGAAACAATTGATTCCGGTGTGTTAGGGAAAATGTTGATGGGCGACGCGTATCTTAAGTATTTCAGGTCAAGAGATTATTATAAAAGCGCAGGCTGGCGCGGGACTTGGGAACTTGATGGTGGTGGTGCGTTGATGAATCAGGGAATACACGGGATTGATCTTATACAGTGGTTAATGGGCGGTGTGGATTCTGTCACTGCAATGTGTGAAACAAAAGCGAGAGATATTCAGGTTGAAGACACAGCAATCGCAATGATTAAGTATAAAAACGGTGCTATGGGTGTCATACAGGGTACAACTTCTATTTATCCCGGGGAAAACAGTGTGTTTGCGGTACACGGGGATAAAGGTAGTATTATAACTGAAGAACGGAAAGTGAAACGTTGGGCGATTGAAGTGCCAAATGATGAGAAACGCGCTAAGGAAAAAGAGAATGAGAAAAATATGATAGAATCCGGTGGTGCAGACGCCGGGACCGGGATGTCATCTGATCCGAAAGCTATTGGGTTTGAAGGGCATGCGAAACAAATCGGTGATTTATGCGATGCGATTAACGCGCCGCGTGATCCGTATATAACCGGCGACGAAGGAAGAAAAGCGTTGGAGGTTATACTCGCAATTTATGAATCAGCAAGAACCGGGAGTACTGTGAAACTGCCGTTAAAGAAGTCGCCTGACATGAAAAAAGCCGGCGGGTTTAAAAAAGGGTGATTTCATAGGGAATAATGGTTAAACAAAACTTTCCTTCATATGAGCAGGTGCGGGGAGTGATTGAATCCGCGTTGCAGGAAGATTTTGCAGTGAAAGATATCACCACGGGCTTGTTTTCCGGGACACACAGAATTGTCCATGCAAAACTTGTTGCAAAACAGGAGGGTGTTATCGCCGGTATGGCTGTTGTGCCATTGATTCTAAAGACATTACGCAGGTATGCTGCTGCGGATAATATACTTAATAAATGTGGGAAAGAAACGGTTGTATGTTATGTTCGTGACGGAAAACGTGTAGCATCCAGGAAGTGTATTGGTGAAATTATTGCGCCGTTCGGGATAGTTCTTTCTGTTGAACGTACGATACTGAACTTTTTGCAGCAGTTGTCGGGAATCGCGACACTTACCAGGTTATACGTAGATGCGCTGGGTAAGGTTAATAAAAAGGCTAAGGTGTATGATACACGGAAAACTACGCCGGGGATGCGTGTGCTTGAGAAGTACGCGGTTACCTGCGGAGGTGGGAATAATCATAGGTTTCATCTTGCGGACCAGGTTTTGATCAAGGATAATCATTGGGAACTATTACCCTGCGAGGGGTTTGAGAAGGTGAAAAACAGAGTGTTTGGCCTGCGGAAGAAAAAAAAGGTTAAAGTAGAGATTGAAGTGGATAAGTTCAGCGAGTTACAAAAAGTGTTGGAGTTCAGGCCTGAT from Elusimicrobiota bacterium includes the following:
- a CDS encoding M55 family metallopeptidase; its protein translation is MKIYILTDIEGVSGVVQQRQQGLSGDGDGFYQRARQWLTMEINAAVDGAKAAGADKIIVIDGHGHNGGYNVVFENLSENADYVVGTPWDKYPPVMDKSFDLLFQVGAHAMAGTSPAVLEHTMSSAAVLNYWINGKRVGELGLLSMIASDYGIPTGLVTGDYYMCVEAKKLLGNNLFAVATKKALSRTSAVCYPLSKNLREIKKAAGDAVKNAELFKLLKVKRPVELRIDFLRTDMVRRYQDKPHCKIVDNRTLVIKAGNMIEVVNIWRNA
- a CDS encoding beta-galactosidase trimerization domain-containing protein gives rise to the protein MKKVVLLLTIILGSVSLSLAGMAEYNPQDPVYKNITAPFLWEADTSFSAGLGTTTALGILDNLQQHGVNLIWVQVEHYGSGEVYYKKTALTGLTCRYGKTPGDVWEKIDPFEWLVDECHRRGMKIMVKLHGSNHALWDANESWRKRGPDGQEVWWASTLSSTGVVTHTTKLKNFCCNAPYWETVFFKMEEELLRNYNIDGVYLDTCQAEFTEPFTCYCQYCKARFKRETGKDLPKQTVLRENWDKNPDTKLWAIKRVEWVNQIWERFGTLARSIKPDTAVMLNLGGEYTGYSTALDRRYSSAYVTHATPEPVNTPRVYAVRYASREKKAGLPARTHFEISRDTLNVSYDTYGSGAFISKMMIADADGKPAAQISRDWFTTGENGLGPIEIEVGTIESNIAGGAKGFMFFGYLAAYYVRNRISTSTWMNDEYIKYLQGMDKGLRKEYLANSVPAYEVGILWDRETDFWMNDYWNRFAVKGGVYCGLQHVNSTPTGVIGTSQAKGKHFSEGGYNLKPRNLQGYKVVIAPQWLTISGNDAQVMQKYVLDGGNLILMGPLCEYDDYLIKPAVIVNTRKYFGISVNNEVKSSTGSVLVPNIQKYPFHPVFRGLSGEGFSYGADVNTYEFQVSNNNEILAYEQNDGKTVPAVVAYPMGKGRIVYINAVEGKKFSPEMHRFVFNTVNWLMDNKPPVIVEGTTPESVINFTENKITGEKFVHIMTVDNNPKVTVKVRLDGRQNIKAAQVCLYGSDEVKTVPLTIENGYGVVTFENIRPYYLIVKI
- a CDS encoding Gfo/Idh/MocA family oxidoreductase; the encoded protein is MADKIVRFGIIGCGVISSFHAKAIKANVGKAELVAVCDEIEEKAKKLAADFGVNKVFTDYRKMIEDKEVDAVCVCTPSGLHLEPAVFAAEHGKNIMCEKPIEITLERTDMMLNACKKNGTRLGCIFQRRTWDLNKKIKETIDSGVLGKMLMGDAYLKYFRSRDYYKSAGWRGTWELDGGGALMNQGIHGIDLIQWLMGGVDSVTAMCETKARDIQVEDTAIAMIKYKNGAMGVIQGTTSIYPGENSVFAVHGDKGSIITEERKVKRWAIEVPNDEKRAKEKENEKNMIESGGADAGTGMSSDPKAIGFEGHAKQIGDLCDAINAPRDPYITGDEGRKALEVILAIYESARTGSTVKLPLKKSPDMKKAGGFKKG
- the nadC gene encoding carboxylating nicotinate-nucleotide diphosphorylase, with the translated sequence MVKQNFPSYEQVRGVIESALQEDFAVKDITTGLFSGTHRIVHAKLVAKQEGVIAGMAVVPLILKTLRRYAAADNILNKCGKETVVCYVRDGKRVASRKCIGEIIAPFGIVLSVERTILNFLQQLSGIATLTRLYVDALGKVNKKAKVYDTRKTTPGMRVLEKYAVTCGGGNNHRFHLADQVLIKDNHWELLPCEGFEKVKNRVFGLRKKKKVKVEIEVDKFSELQKVLEFRPDIIMLDNMDIHTVKRAVTIIRRFDKKIEIELSGNINLKRISVFRGLDIDRVSIGRITHSAPAMDISLDIV